Part of the Vigna unguiculata cultivar IT97K-499-35 chromosome 3, ASM411807v1, whole genome shotgun sequence genome, gaattaaaaaaccTAAAGGGAAAGAAACTATAGGGACCAAACAAagtctagaaaaaaaaactataagggctaaaaaacaaacttttaaaataggGAGCAAAAGCCAAAATTGAAGTACACAATAGAGACCAAAAATGCTTTTAACTTtgataattacataataaaattacaaacaaaataattcaaacaacAAATGGTGCCTACACTGTCATGCAGAATTCAAATAACATAGGGGGTAGGATTACCTGCATTGCTAATAAAACCTGTTGAATTTCACCTAGTTCCTTCTCTAAAATGTCTGATTGCACTGCTAATGCTCTAGCAGCCTCGGAATTTTTCTGGGCCAAAGCTGCAGTCTTCaggaaataaacaaataattagttatattttcCATACATTAAACTTCAAGCATTCACTCAAAATAAGGTATTGCCGTGTGGGAATATGATATATAAATGGCAATGCAAATTTGTTTTTACGAAAAAAAGTGTACAGAAAGGCATAAagaataaatactaaaaataattaaaatgtgaaTAGTTATTACAgtatattttacaatatatttcATTTAGGAAGTACCAAAGACAAATTCAAATGTTTGTGCTATTGTGTAAACAACAAATAGAGAACAATGAGGGGGCAGACGCTCTCACCTATTTCAAGATTTTTAATACAACTACAGTTTAAAGTTGCCATTTAAGCTTCTTTGTCTCTAACTTTAACCATCATAGTAATTTTTAtcatactatttttttcatgtaaagATAAGTTGTCACCACCACACATCATGCCTGAGTATGTCACTGAAATTGAGTAACATCACTTCATCACAGCTTTCCTTGGTTCGGCGCTGCTATACTTGTCTGGCTTCCTCTCTAGCCTCCATGTTGGCCTTGTTGAACCTATTCTTACCAGGTTTGTTGTGCTCTGTTGGGATATTCCCCAATTGGATTTGACTTCCATTGTTTGGAACTAGTTGGTGTTGCTTGGCACTGTTGTTGTGTAGGATTGCAGTGTTTCTGCTTCTGGTTGATGGCAATTATATATCTatcaatatgatttttttactaCTGCTGATCAGGACATATGGCGGTGAATTGTTGTTTTCTGCTCAGCAGTGTGGCTATACATTTTATGAAAGTAAATCCCTATATTAAAAGGAATCCAAAGGCCTATCTGAGACACGAGAGACGTAGGTTCAGTTCCTTTTGGTGGTTGAGGTACTACCACACTACCCATCAACTTCACCAAGGTACTTGGTCAATTTTAGTGCCTTGCCGAATTTAATCAGGAGTCAATCTTAAGCGCTGACTGTTGATACTAGTAAAAGGACAAGAAGACAAGCTAACTTGATAATTGTGATGCTAGAGGGTCTAAACATaatgtaaacaaaaataattggtTTCAAGCACCCACCGACTATTAGCAGCCTGgtgttttgtaaacaaatcaaATTTGAGAACAGTGGAGGATCACCATCAATCATATTGATGAATGTGTTGAAGATGAAGTCTCTTTGGGGGATGACAATGAAGAACTGACAAAGGTGACAGCAACTGCAAGGGATCCTAAACTCACTTCATATCATACCAAAATCCTAAACTCACACCATATTACTAAAGCTCAGTTGTTAGTATTCAGAAATTTTAACCATCCAGAAGTTGCCAATTATGCATTACAAATATGATCCTCACAGTGATCGGTGAATGAAATATAAGCTAACTCACCCAACAAACAACTATATTCCAAACGTTCAAAAAAATCACGCGCCTAAAAAGAGAGATTAGTTACCTCAGCTATGGGATCCTTCAAGGCCTTTCTCGTAACCCTAAACCTAATCCCTAATTTCTCGAGCTGTCTGGACAAAACCCTAACAACCGTCAGGGAACTCTTCAAATCCTCCTCCAATTTCTCAATCCTCTGGAGAAAGTTAACCTCCAACCCATTCTTCCCGTTCTCCACACACACGCGCCTCCACTGGCGCCTCCGAATCCAAACGCCGATCAAAACCCCGATCACAAGCATCGTGACGCCAAACGGAGCGGCTCTGGTGCCGATCCCGGCCAGTAGCTCGTTCTTGGAAGCCGCGACCACGGTGGCAGCGGAGGACGCGACGGCGGAAGAGAGGAGGCAGGAGAACTCGaggaaagaaaggagagagtcAAAATTGGAATCGGCAGTGACATGTTGGGATCGGAGAGGAAATGAGTTGGCGCTGACTGTGAGAGAATTGAAGCGATGAGCGGTGAGTTTAAGGTTTGGAGTGGTGAGGTGGAAGGGGCGAGAGGTTATGATGGAGAGGGAGAGTGAGAGGTTGTAGTTTCTGTTAGTGGTGATTGCGCCGAGTAAGAAAGGGTGGTGGTGACACGTGAGTAGCATTGTTTGTTAGAAGTTGCAAATTGCGTTACTGTGTATGGAGTAGAAGAAGCAGCATTGATTATAGTATGAGTGGAGATATCATATCATGGTTGGTTTACGAGTTTTGGTGACGATAGTTTCGAGGACTCCGTATATGCACCACCTCCATATCACCGCTCCTCAGTACCTCAACTAGGAtttgatttcatcattttaTTTACCTTTTTCTTTCACTCAAGACCATTTGAAAAATCTGATATTACTTTGGGAGTGCTTAACATTTTGCTTATTAAAATGTTGTCTTTATtacttttcacaatttttaaagGATTTTTTAACAGTTTATAAGGAGGaattaaatgaaaacataaatagtatttcatgttaaaaaaacgtttaatattttctttacttaaaaCTTTTAGAACTGCTAAATTTCAAACTGACATTATTAAATTATAGTttcctctttttctttaattattagattttaGACCTGTTCATaactttaatacaatttaatgttttaactaTTTCGGCTTTATACATAAGTATTTGTAAGCCATTAACGTCCTAATAAACAGATGCagaattattatagttaaacatGACATTAAAACTAAAGCATAAAAATTCAACTCGGTTTTTTTAACCCGAAGTCAACTCAAAGAAGTTACATGTTGTAAAATAAACATCAGTATGGAAATTAGAAAGGACTGAAATCCCTGGACCTGTCTTTCTTCGCAGTAATCTCACCCAAATGGAAACAATTCATCGTCATTATGCTTAAGATAGATCGTTAATACAAAAATCTCGAGATTCTTAGCCAGTCTAGAAGTAGAGCTTCAAAACAGTTTAAACAGGTTTTCTCTGCCTTCATCGGATAAACACAAACTTGTAATCAGGAAGCGGTTCAAACCAGAAACAATCCACAGAAAGGTAAGTAAGAAATTAGGGATCTGCTGTTCACAAACCTTTGCTATTACAATTACGGGTTTAGAGTGCACAATTCGAACTTCCGAGAGATCGAAAGCTTAGAATTCTAAGAAAAACAAGAGGACCTTTTAGCTGATTATATCGGTTATCCaaccatttc contains:
- the LOC114178809 gene encoding uncharacterized protein LOC114178809, with product MLLTCHHHPFLLGAITTNRNYNLSLSLSIITSRPFHLTTPNLKLTAHRFNSLTVSANSFPLRSQHVTADSNFDSLLSFLEFSCLLSSAVASSAATVVAASKNELLAGIGTRAAPFGVTMLVIGVLIGVWIRRRQWRRVCVENGKNGLEVNFLQRIEKLEEDLKSSLTVVRVLSRQLEKLGIRFRVTRKALKDPIAETAALAQKNSEAARALAVQSDILEKELGEIQQVLLAMQEQQRKQLDLILAIGKAGKLWESKPETSDRQDTLEMSNSAEGVIKQEVHQI